A DNA window from Allokutzneria albata contains the following coding sequences:
- a CDS encoding NHL repeat-containing protein gives MCSFALLGSLVAPADAASTGTATTRLAGAVVAAVEIQADDKVVVAATSNKGFAVLRYNRAGKLDTTWGSKGVATTNFTKNSATAAAVAIQAEGRVVVAGSSAGDFVLARYTTAGKLDTSFGGSGTVRIPIGSASAVGIALQADGKIVVVGNTDSDIVLATYAPNGKPASRFGTNGVVRTDLGGTETANAIALRADGRIVITGQTQKAGGAHQFALLQYTTSGTLDSRFATAGKLISATPSSGTVLALDSSGRAVIAYSHNGSFASSRYSATGKLDTAYGTNGIVTTTVTGNATAVAVQADGRTVVAGTSGTGLALTRLTTSGRIDTTYGRNGATTATYGKGTHSVVGVVLNKAAQAFVAGSAGEFVAVAKFAANGKAAENYGS, from the coding sequence ATCCACCGGCACGGCGACAACTCGACTCGCCGGAGCAGTCGTAGCCGCAGTCGAAATTCAGGCAGATGACAAAGTCGTCGTCGCTGCGACGAGCAACAAAGGCTTCGCCGTTCTGCGCTACAACCGCGCCGGCAAGCTCGACACCACGTGGGGCTCCAAGGGCGTGGCCACCACGAACTTCACCAAGAACAGCGCTACAGCCGCAGCGGTAGCGATTCAGGCGGAGGGACGTGTCGTGGTCGCCGGCAGCTCGGCAGGAGACTTCGTCCTCGCCCGCTACACCACCGCAGGCAAACTCGACACGAGCTTCGGCGGCAGCGGAACCGTGCGCATCCCGATCGGATCGGCATCCGCTGTCGGCATCGCGCTGCAAGCCGACGGCAAGATCGTCGTTGTCGGCAACACAGACTCCGACATCGTCCTCGCGACCTATGCCCCCAACGGCAAACCCGCCTCACGCTTCGGTACCAACGGTGTGGTGCGCACCGACCTCGGCGGAACCGAGACCGCGAACGCCATCGCCCTGCGCGCGGACGGGCGAATCGTCATCACCGGCCAGACACAGAAAGCCGGTGGCGCACACCAGTTCGCGCTGCTGCAGTACACCACCAGCGGCACACTCGACAGCCGGTTCGCCACAGCGGGCAAACTGATCTCCGCAACCCCGAGCAGCGGCACTGTCCTTGCCCTCGACAGCAGCGGTCGCGCGGTAATCGCCTACAGCCACAACGGATCTTTCGCCTCAAGCCGCTACAGCGCCACCGGCAAGCTGGACACCGCCTACGGCACCAATGGCATCGTCACAACCACCGTCACCGGCAACGCCACCGCGGTGGCCGTGCAAGCCGACGGACGCACCGTCGTGGCCGGCACATCCGGCACCGGCCTCGCGCTTACCCGACTCACCACCTCCGGGAGAATCGACACCACTTACGGCAGGAACGGGGCCACCACGGCGACCTACGGCAAGGGCACCCACTCCGTGGTCGGCGTCGTGCTCAACAAGGCCGCTCAGGCATTTGTCGCAGGAAGCGCCGGTGAGTTCGTCGCCGTTGCGAAGTTCGCCGCCAACGGAAAGGCCGCCGAGAACTACGGCAGCTGA